One Carettochelys insculpta isolate YL-2023 chromosome 15, ASM3395843v1, whole genome shotgun sequence DNA window includes the following coding sequences:
- the SIMC1 gene encoding SUMO-interacting motif-containing protein 1 isoform X1, producing the protein MAAGAARMCDSGSQGGRSPRPRTRQRPPRRAEVIDLTGDDVCSESAAQDVIDLTEGEEDWPADFPASLACASPPRDPILLAIKSEGKEEPAQGCRAPWDGAQGTCAEGSFSLGSSCAHSVGSPKLSSSSSSTTFNSDLGSLASPQLDSDMFSLSPSSCSSNSSWQVAWDSCTGESHSSCQRREDLEHGPIRPTPSHSPALSGCSPSGACRSPEQPGLQPSSLGLTAANRDPPEPAGLRPVSKAWLHKLRYFRRMPVHHLFLQGVVQDEESRQNTRLKAQPIPSRKLSMVSSTMEENFPRGTLQFLMDFVSCQHHPPKEIVSHVIRNILLSSEAGQMLKDAYVLLMKIQMLHPATAALVGWDWQLLHYVMEEQEEKLPGRLLFLQYVVQTLEDDFQLNLRLRFLQKSIAKKVLSCDQCFSNVKEVIEWLVAAVTGLGFSQPQEQRHKAACPSSDSSRADDSSPGSRPNSATDDGSTFPAPLSQKQVLLLQRMLAMAAEVDMSPNCSTNKMAEVIFPYVLNIPLRSQREAFLTSMESHLLRCKVLELLFHHSCATPAALQLSPPKVLYFLRHDSPLLQYQDQEVMWQRWEEMLQHLNLLLISYHHVVLGHLRSSLSERMDLIISNTKPKVQATDRISPGDIDLHIQDFSSRLLQTLGEPLPQPIKDKVRMLQALLLTTST; encoded by the exons ATGGCCGCGGGCGCCGCTCGTATGTGCGACTCGGGCTCGCAGGGGGGCCGCTCCCCGCGCCCCCGGACCAGGCAGCGGCCCCCGCGCCGCGCG GAAGTCATTGATCTGACGGGAGATGACGTGTGTTCGGAATCAGCCGCGCAGGATGTGATTGACTTGACCGAGGGGGAGGAGGACTGGCCAGCCGACTTCCCGGCCAGCCTGGCGTGCGCATCGCCTCCCCGGGACCCCATCCTCTTGGCCATCAAGAGTGAAGGGAAGGAAGAGCCAGcccaaggctgcagagccccctgggATGGAGCCCAGGGCACCTGCGCAGAAGGCAGCTTCTCCCTGGGCTCCAGCTGTGCGCACTCGGTGGGCAGCCCcaaactcagcagcagcagcagctccaccacCTTTAACAGTGACCTGGGCTCCctggccagcccccagctggaCTCGGACATGTTCTCCttgtcccccagcagctgcagcagcaacagcagctggcagGTAGCCTGGGACAGCTGCACTGGAGAATCTCACAGTAGCTGCCAGAGGAGGGAAGACCTGGAACACGGGCCCATCCGCCCCACTCCGAGCCATTCTCCAGCTCTCtctggctgctctccctctggcgcctgcagGTCCCCAGAGCAGCCCGGGCTGCAGCCCAGTAGCCTGGGGCTGACTGCAGCAAATCGGGACCCTCCAGAGCCAGCTGGGCTGCGGCCTGTCAGTAAGGCTTGGCTGCATAAGCTGCGGTATTTCAGGAGGATGCCGGTGCATCACTTGTTCCTGCAGGGAGTGGTGCAGGATGAGGAAAGCCGGCAG AACACCCGCCTGAAGGCCCAGCCCATCCCCAGCAGAAAACTCAGCATGGtctccagcaccatggaggagaACTTCCCCAGGGGAACACTGCAGTTCCTCATGGACTTCGTGTCCTGCCAGCACCACCCGCCGAAGGAGATCGTGTCCCACGTGATCAGGAACATCCTGCTGAGCTCGGAGGCTGGCCAGATGCTGAAGGACGCCTACGTGCTGCTGATGAAAattcaaat GCTGCACCCAGCTACCGCCGCCCTGGTGGGAtgggactggcagctgctgcactaTGTTATGGAAGAACAG GAGGAGAAGCTGCCGGGCCgtctgctgttcctgcagtacgtGGTGCAGACCCTGGAGGACGATTTCCAGCTGAACCTGCGGCTGCGCTTCCTGCAGAAGTCCATCGCCAAGAAGGTGCTCTCCTGTGACCAGTGCTTCAGCAACGTCAA GGAGGTGATCGAGTGGCTGGTCGCTGCCGTGACCGGACTTGGAttttcccagccccaggagcagcgGCACAAAGCAGCGTGTCCCTCGTCGGACTCCTCCAGGGCTGACGACAGCAGCCCCGGATCCAGGCCCAACTCAGCCACGGACGACGGCAgcaccttcccagctcccctttcccAAAA GCAGGTGCTGCTCCTGCAGAGGATGCTGGCCATGGCCGCGGAGGTGGACATGTCTCCCAACTGCAGCACCAATAAGATGGCCGAAGTGATATTTCCATACGTGTTGAACATCCCTCTGAGGAGCCAAAG ggAGGCCTTCTTAACCAGCATGGAGAGCCACCTCCTGCGCTGCAaggtgctggagctgctgttCCACCACAGCTGTGCCACGCCCGCTGCTCTGCAGTTGTCGCCACCCAAGGTCCTGTACTTCCTGAGACATGACTCTCCGCTGCTGCAGTATCAG GACCAAGAAGTAATGTGGCAAAGGTGGGAGGAGATGCTGCAGCACTTGAATTTACTGCTGATAAGTTACCACCACGTTGTGCTGG GGCACTTGAGAAGCTCGCTCAGCGAGCGGATGGATTTAATCATTTCAAACACCAAACCCAAAGTACAGGCCACTGACAGGATCAGCCCGGGGGACATCGACCTGCACATCCAGGACTTCAGCAGCCGGCTGCTGCAGACCCTGGGGGAACCCCTCCCCCAACCGATCAAGGACAAGGTGCGGATGCTTCAAGCCCTGCTGCTCACCACCTCCACctga
- the SIMC1 gene encoding SUMO-interacting motif-containing protein 1 isoform X4 — MAAGAARMCDSGSQGGRSPRPRTRQRPPRRANTRLKAQPIPSRKLSMVSSTMEENFPRGTLQFLMDFVSCQHHPPKEIVSHVIRNILLSSEAGQMLKDAYVLLMKIQMLHPATAALVGWDWQLLHYVMEEQEEKLPGRLLFLQYVVQTLEDDFQLNLRLRFLQKSIAKKVLSCDQCFSNVKEVIEWLVAAVTGLGFSQPQEQRHKAACPSSDSSRADDSSPGSRPNSATDDGSTFPAPLSQKQVLLLQRMLAMAAEVDMSPNCSTNKMAEVIFPYVLNIPLRSQREAFLTSMESHLLRCKVLELLFHHSCATPAALQLSPPKVLYFLRHDSPLLQYQDQEVMWQRWEEMLQHLNLLLISYHHVVLGHLRSSLSERMDLIISNTKPKVQATDRISPGDIDLHIQDFSSRLLQTLGEPLPQPIKDKVRMLQALLLTTST; from the exons ATGGCCGCGGGCGCCGCTCGTATGTGCGACTCGGGCTCGCAGGGGGGCCGCTCCCCGCGCCCCCGGACCAGGCAGCGGCCCCCGCGCCGCGCG AACACCCGCCTGAAGGCCCAGCCCATCCCCAGCAGAAAACTCAGCATGGtctccagcaccatggaggagaACTTCCCCAGGGGAACACTGCAGTTCCTCATGGACTTCGTGTCCTGCCAGCACCACCCGCCGAAGGAGATCGTGTCCCACGTGATCAGGAACATCCTGCTGAGCTCGGAGGCTGGCCAGATGCTGAAGGACGCCTACGTGCTGCTGATGAAAattcaaat GCTGCACCCAGCTACCGCCGCCCTGGTGGGAtgggactggcagctgctgcactaTGTTATGGAAGAACAG GAGGAGAAGCTGCCGGGCCgtctgctgttcctgcagtacgtGGTGCAGACCCTGGAGGACGATTTCCAGCTGAACCTGCGGCTGCGCTTCCTGCAGAAGTCCATCGCCAAGAAGGTGCTCTCCTGTGACCAGTGCTTCAGCAACGTCAA GGAGGTGATCGAGTGGCTGGTCGCTGCCGTGACCGGACTTGGAttttcccagccccaggagcagcgGCACAAAGCAGCGTGTCCCTCGTCGGACTCCTCCAGGGCTGACGACAGCAGCCCCGGATCCAGGCCCAACTCAGCCACGGACGACGGCAgcaccttcccagctcccctttcccAAAA GCAGGTGCTGCTCCTGCAGAGGATGCTGGCCATGGCCGCGGAGGTGGACATGTCTCCCAACTGCAGCACCAATAAGATGGCCGAAGTGATATTTCCATACGTGTTGAACATCCCTCTGAGGAGCCAAAG ggAGGCCTTCTTAACCAGCATGGAGAGCCACCTCCTGCGCTGCAaggtgctggagctgctgttCCACCACAGCTGTGCCACGCCCGCTGCTCTGCAGTTGTCGCCACCCAAGGTCCTGTACTTCCTGAGACATGACTCTCCGCTGCTGCAGTATCAG GACCAAGAAGTAATGTGGCAAAGGTGGGAGGAGATGCTGCAGCACTTGAATTTACTGCTGATAAGTTACCACCACGTTGTGCTGG GGCACTTGAGAAGCTCGCTCAGCGAGCGGATGGATTTAATCATTTCAAACACCAAACCCAAAGTACAGGCCACTGACAGGATCAGCCCGGGGGACATCGACCTGCACATCCAGGACTTCAGCAGCCGGCTGCTGCAGACCCTGGGGGAACCCCTCCCCCAACCGATCAAGGACAAGGTGCGGATGCTTCAAGCCCTGCTGCTCACCACCTCCACctga
- the SIMC1 gene encoding SUMO-interacting motif-containing protein 1 isoform X3, which yields MAAGAARMCDSGSQGGRSPRPRTRQRPPRRAEVIDLTGDDVCSESAAQDVIDLTEGEEDWPADFPASLACASPPRDPILLAIKSEGKEEPAQGCRAPWDGAQGTCAEGSFSLGSSCAHSNTRLKAQPIPSRKLSMVSSTMEENFPRGTLQFLMDFVSCQHHPPKEIVSHVIRNILLSSEAGQMLKDAYVLLMKIQMLHPATAALVGWDWQLLHYVMEEQEEKLPGRLLFLQYVVQTLEDDFQLNLRLRFLQKSIAKKVLSCDQCFSNVKEVIEWLVAAVTGLGFSQPQEQRHKAACPSSDSSRADDSSPGSRPNSATDDGSTFPAPLSQKQVLLLQRMLAMAAEVDMSPNCSTNKMAEVIFPYVLNIPLRSQREAFLTSMESHLLRCKVLELLFHHSCATPAALQLSPPKVLYFLRHDSPLLQYQDQEVMWQRWEEMLQHLNLLLISYHHVVLGHLRSSLSERMDLIISNTKPKVQATDRISPGDIDLHIQDFSSRLLQTLGEPLPQPIKDKVRMLQALLLTTST from the exons ATGGCCGCGGGCGCCGCTCGTATGTGCGACTCGGGCTCGCAGGGGGGCCGCTCCCCGCGCCCCCGGACCAGGCAGCGGCCCCCGCGCCGCGCG GAAGTCATTGATCTGACGGGAGATGACGTGTGTTCGGAATCAGCCGCGCAGGATGTGATTGACTTGACCGAGGGGGAGGAGGACTGGCCAGCCGACTTCCCGGCCAGCCTGGCGTGCGCATCGCCTCCCCGGGACCCCATCCTCTTGGCCATCAAGAGTGAAGGGAAGGAAGAGCCAGcccaaggctgcagagccccctgggATGGAGCCCAGGGCACCTGCGCAGAAGGCAGCTTCTCCCTGGGCTCCAGCTGTGCGCACTCG AACACCCGCCTGAAGGCCCAGCCCATCCCCAGCAGAAAACTCAGCATGGtctccagcaccatggaggagaACTTCCCCAGGGGAACACTGCAGTTCCTCATGGACTTCGTGTCCTGCCAGCACCACCCGCCGAAGGAGATCGTGTCCCACGTGATCAGGAACATCCTGCTGAGCTCGGAGGCTGGCCAGATGCTGAAGGACGCCTACGTGCTGCTGATGAAAattcaaat GCTGCACCCAGCTACCGCCGCCCTGGTGGGAtgggactggcagctgctgcactaTGTTATGGAAGAACAG GAGGAGAAGCTGCCGGGCCgtctgctgttcctgcagtacgtGGTGCAGACCCTGGAGGACGATTTCCAGCTGAACCTGCGGCTGCGCTTCCTGCAGAAGTCCATCGCCAAGAAGGTGCTCTCCTGTGACCAGTGCTTCAGCAACGTCAA GGAGGTGATCGAGTGGCTGGTCGCTGCCGTGACCGGACTTGGAttttcccagccccaggagcagcgGCACAAAGCAGCGTGTCCCTCGTCGGACTCCTCCAGGGCTGACGACAGCAGCCCCGGATCCAGGCCCAACTCAGCCACGGACGACGGCAgcaccttcccagctcccctttcccAAAA GCAGGTGCTGCTCCTGCAGAGGATGCTGGCCATGGCCGCGGAGGTGGACATGTCTCCCAACTGCAGCACCAATAAGATGGCCGAAGTGATATTTCCATACGTGTTGAACATCCCTCTGAGGAGCCAAAG ggAGGCCTTCTTAACCAGCATGGAGAGCCACCTCCTGCGCTGCAaggtgctggagctgctgttCCACCACAGCTGTGCCACGCCCGCTGCTCTGCAGTTGTCGCCACCCAAGGTCCTGTACTTCCTGAGACATGACTCTCCGCTGCTGCAGTATCAG GACCAAGAAGTAATGTGGCAAAGGTGGGAGGAGATGCTGCAGCACTTGAATTTACTGCTGATAAGTTACCACCACGTTGTGCTGG GGCACTTGAGAAGCTCGCTCAGCGAGCGGATGGATTTAATCATTTCAAACACCAAACCCAAAGTACAGGCCACTGACAGGATCAGCCCGGGGGACATCGACCTGCACATCCAGGACTTCAGCAGCCGGCTGCTGCAGACCCTGGGGGAACCCCTCCCCCAACCGATCAAGGACAAGGTGCGGATGCTTCAAGCCCTGCTGCTCACCACCTCCACctga
- the SIMC1 gene encoding SUMO-interacting motif-containing protein 1 isoform X2, producing the protein MAAGAARMCDSGSQGGRSPRPRTRQRPPRRAEVIDLTGDDVCSESAAQDVIDLTEGEEDWPADFPASLACASPPRDPILLAIKSEGKEEPAQGCRAPWDGAQGTCAEGSFSLGSSCAHSVGSPKLSSSSSSTTFNSDLGSLASPQLDSDMFSLSPSSCSSNSSWQNTRLKAQPIPSRKLSMVSSTMEENFPRGTLQFLMDFVSCQHHPPKEIVSHVIRNILLSSEAGQMLKDAYVLLMKIQMLHPATAALVGWDWQLLHYVMEEQEEKLPGRLLFLQYVVQTLEDDFQLNLRLRFLQKSIAKKVLSCDQCFSNVKEVIEWLVAAVTGLGFSQPQEQRHKAACPSSDSSRADDSSPGSRPNSATDDGSTFPAPLSQKQVLLLQRMLAMAAEVDMSPNCSTNKMAEVIFPYVLNIPLRSQREAFLTSMESHLLRCKVLELLFHHSCATPAALQLSPPKVLYFLRHDSPLLQYQDQEVMWQRWEEMLQHLNLLLISYHHVVLGHLRSSLSERMDLIISNTKPKVQATDRISPGDIDLHIQDFSSRLLQTLGEPLPQPIKDKVRMLQALLLTTST; encoded by the exons ATGGCCGCGGGCGCCGCTCGTATGTGCGACTCGGGCTCGCAGGGGGGCCGCTCCCCGCGCCCCCGGACCAGGCAGCGGCCCCCGCGCCGCGCG GAAGTCATTGATCTGACGGGAGATGACGTGTGTTCGGAATCAGCCGCGCAGGATGTGATTGACTTGACCGAGGGGGAGGAGGACTGGCCAGCCGACTTCCCGGCCAGCCTGGCGTGCGCATCGCCTCCCCGGGACCCCATCCTCTTGGCCATCAAGAGTGAAGGGAAGGAAGAGCCAGcccaaggctgcagagccccctgggATGGAGCCCAGGGCACCTGCGCAGAAGGCAGCTTCTCCCTGGGCTCCAGCTGTGCGCACTCGGTGGGCAGCCCcaaactcagcagcagcagcagctccaccacCTTTAACAGTGACCTGGGCTCCctggccagcccccagctggaCTCGGACATGTTCTCCttgtcccccagcagctgcagcagcaacagcagctggcag AACACCCGCCTGAAGGCCCAGCCCATCCCCAGCAGAAAACTCAGCATGGtctccagcaccatggaggagaACTTCCCCAGGGGAACACTGCAGTTCCTCATGGACTTCGTGTCCTGCCAGCACCACCCGCCGAAGGAGATCGTGTCCCACGTGATCAGGAACATCCTGCTGAGCTCGGAGGCTGGCCAGATGCTGAAGGACGCCTACGTGCTGCTGATGAAAattcaaat GCTGCACCCAGCTACCGCCGCCCTGGTGGGAtgggactggcagctgctgcactaTGTTATGGAAGAACAG GAGGAGAAGCTGCCGGGCCgtctgctgttcctgcagtacgtGGTGCAGACCCTGGAGGACGATTTCCAGCTGAACCTGCGGCTGCGCTTCCTGCAGAAGTCCATCGCCAAGAAGGTGCTCTCCTGTGACCAGTGCTTCAGCAACGTCAA GGAGGTGATCGAGTGGCTGGTCGCTGCCGTGACCGGACTTGGAttttcccagccccaggagcagcgGCACAAAGCAGCGTGTCCCTCGTCGGACTCCTCCAGGGCTGACGACAGCAGCCCCGGATCCAGGCCCAACTCAGCCACGGACGACGGCAgcaccttcccagctcccctttcccAAAA GCAGGTGCTGCTCCTGCAGAGGATGCTGGCCATGGCCGCGGAGGTGGACATGTCTCCCAACTGCAGCACCAATAAGATGGCCGAAGTGATATTTCCATACGTGTTGAACATCCCTCTGAGGAGCCAAAG ggAGGCCTTCTTAACCAGCATGGAGAGCCACCTCCTGCGCTGCAaggtgctggagctgctgttCCACCACAGCTGTGCCACGCCCGCTGCTCTGCAGTTGTCGCCACCCAAGGTCCTGTACTTCCTGAGACATGACTCTCCGCTGCTGCAGTATCAG GACCAAGAAGTAATGTGGCAAAGGTGGGAGGAGATGCTGCAGCACTTGAATTTACTGCTGATAAGTTACCACCACGTTGTGCTGG GGCACTTGAGAAGCTCGCTCAGCGAGCGGATGGATTTAATCATTTCAAACACCAAACCCAAAGTACAGGCCACTGACAGGATCAGCCCGGGGGACATCGACCTGCACATCCAGGACTTCAGCAGCCGGCTGCTGCAGACCCTGGGGGAACCCCTCCCCCAACCGATCAAGGACAAGGTGCGGATGCTTCAAGCCCTGCTGCTCACCACCTCCACctga
- the KIAA1191 gene encoding putative monooxygenase p33MONOX isoform X1 translates to MASRPPDVPAIEHSSGGLLGKMSLPIGMHRRAFSYDDALEDTAPMTPPPSDMHSNVLWKQPVIPERKYQELSKVEEGEASMYPPVITPSSSTESVNKVPVVKAKATHIIMNSLITKQTQESIQRFEQQAGLRDAGYTPHKGLTAEETKYHRVAEALHKLKMQSGEMAKEDKQASSTQSTPSSSPHSSPKQKHRGWFNQGSSTSITGSDWLSMDSSGGDRDRTSSEKWSLFGPKAVQKSANDTGAFTVQPYKGAQKPSPMELIRAQATRMAEDPATFKPPKMDIPIMEGKKQPARSHNLKPRDMNVLTPTGF, encoded by the exons ATGGCGTCCCGCCCCCCGGACGTGCCCG CTATTGAGCATAGCTCTGGAGGGCTCTTAGGAAAGATGTCCCTGCCAATTGGAATGCATCGTCGGGCATTCAGCTATGATGATGCCCTGGAGGATACAGCACCGATGACTCCTCCCCCTTCAGATATGCACTCCAATGTCCTGTGGAAACAGCCTGTCATCCCTGAGCGCAAGTACCAGGAACTTTCAAAG GTTGAGGAAGGGGAGGCTAGCATGTATCCACCTGTCATAACCCCCTCATCTTCCACTGAAAGTGTGAACAAGGTCCCAGTGGTGAAGGCCAAGGCCACTCATATCATCATGAATTCTCTCATTACAA AGCAGACTCAGGAGAGCATTCAGCGCTTtgaacagcaggcagggctgagagATGCTGGATACACTCCCCACAAGGGCCTCACCGCTGAGGAGACAAAGTACCACCGGGTGGCCGAGGCGCTCCAT AAGTTAAAGATGCAGAGTGGAGAGATGGCCAAAGAAGACAAACAGGCATCTTCCACTCAATCCACtccaagcagcagcccccactcctctcccaaaCAGAAACACAG GGGTTGGTTTAATCAGGGATCCTCCACTTCTATCACTGGCTCAGACTGGCTGTCCATGGATTCCAGTGGTGGGGACAGAGACAGAACGTCCTCTGAAAAATGGAGCCTTTTTGGACCCAAGGCTGTCCAGAAATCGGCTAATGACACAG GGGCCTTTACCGTCCAGCCCTACAAGGGTGCCCAGAAGCCATCCCCAATGGAGCTGATCCGTGCCCAGGCCACCAGGATGGCGGAGGACCCAGCTACCTTCAAACCACCCAAGATGGACATTCCTATTATGGAGGGGAAGAAACAGCCAGCACGGTCCCATAACCTCAAACCCCGGGATATGAATGTGCTCACTCCCACAGGGTTCTAG
- the KIAA1191 gene encoding putative monooxygenase p33MONOX isoform X2 has product MSLPIGMHRRAFSYDDALEDTAPMTPPPSDMHSNVLWKQPVIPERKYQELSKVEEGEASMYPPVITPSSSTESVNKVPVVKAKATHIIMNSLITKQTQESIQRFEQQAGLRDAGYTPHKGLTAEETKYHRVAEALHKLKMQSGEMAKEDKQASSTQSTPSSSPHSSPKQKHRGWFNQGSSTSITGSDWLSMDSSGGDRDRTSSEKWSLFGPKAVQKSANDTGAFTVQPYKGAQKPSPMELIRAQATRMAEDPATFKPPKMDIPIMEGKKQPARSHNLKPRDMNVLTPTGF; this is encoded by the exons ATGTCCCTGCCAATTGGAATGCATCGTCGGGCATTCAGCTATGATGATGCCCTGGAGGATACAGCACCGATGACTCCTCCCCCTTCAGATATGCACTCCAATGTCCTGTGGAAACAGCCTGTCATCCCTGAGCGCAAGTACCAGGAACTTTCAAAG GTTGAGGAAGGGGAGGCTAGCATGTATCCACCTGTCATAACCCCCTCATCTTCCACTGAAAGTGTGAACAAGGTCCCAGTGGTGAAGGCCAAGGCCACTCATATCATCATGAATTCTCTCATTACAA AGCAGACTCAGGAGAGCATTCAGCGCTTtgaacagcaggcagggctgagagATGCTGGATACACTCCCCACAAGGGCCTCACCGCTGAGGAGACAAAGTACCACCGGGTGGCCGAGGCGCTCCAT AAGTTAAAGATGCAGAGTGGAGAGATGGCCAAAGAAGACAAACAGGCATCTTCCACTCAATCCACtccaagcagcagcccccactcctctcccaaaCAGAAACACAG GGGTTGGTTTAATCAGGGATCCTCCACTTCTATCACTGGCTCAGACTGGCTGTCCATGGATTCCAGTGGTGGGGACAGAGACAGAACGTCCTCTGAAAAATGGAGCCTTTTTGGACCCAAGGCTGTCCAGAAATCGGCTAATGACACAG GGGCCTTTACCGTCCAGCCCTACAAGGGTGCCCAGAAGCCATCCCCAATGGAGCTGATCCGTGCCCAGGCCACCAGGATGGCGGAGGACCCAGCTACCTTCAAACCACCCAAGATGGACATTCCTATTATGGAGGGGAAGAAACAGCCAGCACGGTCCCATAACCTCAAACCCCGGGATATGAATGTGCTCACTCCCACAGGGTTCTAG